GAAGATTCGCAGAAGCGTTTCGAAGCCAATTCCGAAAAACTCAAGGCTATTATCGAAAAGGTGAAGGCTCTCGACGAAAACGAAGACTTCCGCGACTTGAACAAGAAGGTTCGCGAATTCTACCAGCAGTGGAAAGAAATCGTGGGTGAAAACAAGTTCAAGTACCACGACTTGTGGCAGGAATACAAGGCTGCAACCGCACGTTTCCAGGAAATGCAGCAGTGGGAAAACTGGCATAACGAAAAGGACCGTGATGACCTGCTCCTTGAAATGGATGCATTGACCAAGGAACCGGGCAGCCAGGCCGTTCTTGCCAAGCTCAAGGATATTACGAACCGCTGGAAAGAAATCGGACCTATTTCTGCAACCAAGTTGCAGGAATACCGCGACCATTTCCAGAGCAACTATGAAAAGATTAAGGAAAACTGCGCCGGCTACATCGAAGAGATGAATGCGGAACGCCAGAAGAACTTGGCCGACAAGGAAGCCCTTTGCGCCAAGATCGAAGAACTTGTCAAGAACACGGAAATGTTCTGGAAGGACAAGTACAAGGCCATGCAGGAAATCCAGGAACAGTGGAAGGCCATCGGCATGGTGCCGAAAGAAAATGTGGCCGCCCTTACCGAACGCTTTAAGGCTGCAACGACTGCCTACTATGCCCAGCACAAGGAAAACTTGAAGCAGGAAGACGAAAACCGCGAAGCCAACTACGAAAAGAAGGTGGCTCTCTGCATGGAAGCCGAAGCTCTCAAGGAATCCAACGATTGGAATGCTACTTCGAATAAATTAAAACAGTTGCAGGAATCCTGGAAGGCTGTTGGTCCTGTGCCGAAGAGCAAGTCTGACGAAATCTGGACTCGTTTCCGCACGGCATGCGACAGCTTCTTCGAAAAGAAACGCGCCCATTTCGAAGAAATGGACGCCTCGAAGCAGAAGAATCTGGATGCCAAGAACGCCTTGTGCGACAAGCTCGAAGCCATGGAAGCCGCAGCCCAGGGTACGCTTGACGAACTGAAGGCTGTCGAAGCGGAATGGAAGGCCATTGGCATGGTTCCGAAGGAAGCCATTGAGACTATCAGCAACCGCTACAACACGGTTTACAACAAGATTCTCGAACGCCTCGCTCACGCTGATTCTTCTTTGGCTCAGGGCCTCGACGTGATTAAGGAAAAGAAGAACGCCATGATCGATAAGGTTCGCCAGTTTGCCGAAAGCGCTGGCTCTAACCAGCTTGCCGACGCCGTTCGCGAACTCCAGAAGGAATGGCGCGAACTTGGATTCTGCGGCCTGGAAGACATGGACTTGTACAAGAAGTTCCGCGAAGCTTGCGATGACTTCTTTACCCGCCGTCGCGACCAGCTCGATATTCAGGAACAGGCTCGCCAGAACAACTTGCAGAAGAAGCTGTTGCTCTGCGAACAGGCCGAAGACTTGCTGACGGACTTGAACGAACAGACTGTCGGTGCCTCCATGAACAAGGTGAAGCACTTGCGCCGTCTGTGGAAGGAAGTGGGTGCCGTGCCGCGCGAACAGTCCGAAAAGACTTGGCAGCGCTTCAATTCCGCTTGCGACAAGGTGTTTGCCTTTGGCCGCAAGGACAAGGAAGAAGCATCGGCTGCTGCTCCGGCAGAAGCCTAGGCCTTCGATGTCTTCCCGGCCGTAGAGCCGGGATCTCCTTTTATCAATTTTTGATCGCGAGCATGTCTCGCGATTTTTTTATTTTTGGGCTATCATGCAATTTCCTCCTTGGACAAGTATTGACGATGCCGCGCGCCTGCTCCATGATGGACAGGTGGTTGCGATTCCGACCGAGACTGTTTACGGCCTTGCGGGTAATGCTTATTTGCCGTCGGCCCTGGCGCAGATTTTTGCGATCAAGGAACGCCCGACTTTTGACCCGCTGATTGTTCACATTTGCGAGATTTCGCAGTTGGCTGACATTGCCGAAAATATTCCCGAAGCGGCGTATGCGCTGGCGAAGGCCTATTGGCCGGGCCCGATGACTATGATTCTGCCCAAGAAGGAATGCATTCCGGATTTGTGCACGAGCGGGCTCCCGTCTGTGGCGGTGAGGTTCCCGAGCCACCCGGTGGCGCAAGAAATTATCTGGAAGGCGGGCGTGCCGCTCGCTGCCCCTAGTGCGAACTTGTTCAAGCATGTGAGCCCGACGACGGCCGAACATGTGGCGGCACAGCTGGCCGACCGTGGCCTTGCAGGAATCGTGGATGGCGGCCCCTGCAACGTGGGCGTAGAAAGTACTATTGTCTCTTTAGTGGGCGAGCCGACGGTGCTTAGACCGGGTGCGATTACGCCCGAGATGATTGCAAAAGTCATCGGTGATGTGAAGATTAAGGAGTCTACCTCTAAACCTGGGCAAGCGATGGCGGCGCCGGGGCAGTGCGATACGCACTACCGCCCGCAGGTTCCGCTCCTTTATGGCGAAATCCCTGCCGGCTTTACGCTTCCGGAACACTGCGTGCGGATTGCCTTCGGCAATACCCCCGGCGTTATTCCTGCAACGCTGAATCTGTCTGAATCGGGCAATATGCTAGAGGCGACAGCCAAGCTGTACGCCTATATGCATGACTTGGATGACCCCAAGTACGACTTGATTCTGGTGGACCCGATCCCGAATGTCGGAGTCGGTATGGCCTTGAATGACCGCCTCAAACGGGCGAGCATCAAGTTTTAGTCTTTCTTCTTTAAAATCTCGCGGAGTTCGTTGGCTGCGCGCTGCAAGTCATCGTTGATGATGACGTATTCGTACTTGCCTTGCGTCTTGGCAAATTCCATTTCTTTCTTGGCGTTCTTCAGGCGGAGCTGAATCACGTCTTCGGAATCGGTACCGCGACCGCGCAGGCGCTTTTCAAGTTCTTCTTCGCTGGGCGGCAAAATCAGGATGCCGGTAGCGTCGGGGTAGACTTTGTCAAAGTTCACCTTGCCAAAAACGTCGAGGTCAAAAATCACGCGGTTGCCTTCGGCGAGAGTCTTTTCGACAAAGCTCTTGGGCGTGCCGTAGTAATTGCCGTGGACTTCGTTCCATTCGATCAGGCCGTCTTCCTTGATGAGCTTTTCGAATTCTTCCTTGGTCTTGAAGAAATAATGGACGCCGTCAATTTCGCCTTCGCGGGGCTTGCGCGTGGTGGCCGAAATGGAATACTTGATGTCCGGAAAATCCTTGATGACCAAATCCTTGAGGGTGGTCTTGCCAGCGCCGCTAGCGGCACTCATAACGAATAATTTGTTGCGCATAAAAACCTTTTAACTTCTTGCAATCAATTTCAATGTGTAATGTGAAATGTTTCGTCATGCATTTCTCATTTCACATTCCTCATCACTAATCACTGTTTACTTCTTGTCCTCGATATAAAGCGGTCTCTGCTTGACTTCGTCGTAAATGCGGCCGATGTATTCGCCCATAATGCCAATAGACATCAGCTGAATGCCGCCGAAGAATACGATGGCGGTCATGAGCGATGCCCAGCCGGGAACGGTGGTGGCAGGACTGAGGAATTTTTCGAGAATCGACCAAATCAACACGCCGAGACCGACGACGGTCGCGAACAATCCGGCGTAGAAACTGATCTTGAGCGGGGCGGAACTGAAACCGGTGATGCCGTCGAGGGCGAGTCGCACCATCTTCTTGAGCGGATACTTGGAGGTGCCTGCAGTACGTTCGGCGCGGTCGTACTTGACGCCAATCTTCTTGAAGCCGACCCAGCAGACGAG
This genomic window from Fibrobacter sp. UWB5 contains:
- a CDS encoding L-threonylcarbamoyladenylate synthase produces the protein MQFPPWTSIDDAARLLHDGQVVAIPTETVYGLAGNAYLPSALAQIFAIKERPTFDPLIVHICEISQLADIAENIPEAAYALAKAYWPGPMTMILPKKECIPDLCTSGLPSVAVRFPSHPVAQEIIWKAGVPLAAPSANLFKHVSPTTAEHVAAQLADRGLAGIVDGGPCNVGVESTIVSLVGEPTVLRPGAITPEMIAKVIGDVKIKESTSKPGQAMAAPGQCDTHYRPQVPLLYGEIPAGFTLPEHCVRIAFGNTPGVIPATLNLSESGNMLEATAKLYAYMHDLDDPKYDLILVDPIPNVGVGMALNDRLKRASIKF
- the gmk gene encoding guanylate kinase → MRNKLFVMSAASGAGKTTLKDLVIKDFPDIKYSISATTRKPREGEIDGVHYFFKTKEEFEKLIKEDGLIEWNEVHGNYYGTPKSFVEKTLAEGNRVIFDLDVFGKVNFDKVYPDATGILILPPSEEELEKRLRGRGTDSEDVIQLRLKNAKKEMEFAKTQGKYEYVIINDDLQRAANELREILKKKD
- a CDS encoding DUF349 domain-containing protein, translated to MSLFDAFKPKWQNSNPEKRLEAIAELGADNQDVLERVAESDTDASVRIAAVKKLTIIATLKKISERDSDEEVKRTAKTRYLEEVVKKLKNEAQPSAEDLAYLQDVKDTHYAEDLLKGVNTAGLVRAELVKICTKQSILALAANRDLDEDIAMTAARKVTSDSLLQDIAKSSRQPEVRKAASERIRARKDAEDNGKKAAELLASKREALVQQAHFLAAQKEPLSVKSQFESLMEEAAKLGMGDKQATIDEVYASFKKFCDEADAARIAAEKAEAEKQAKIASLTAALEELETLISENKVADNAERVDAILAECAESKSLMDSAWTKRYNNATFKVQDLRKVKEVVVDVPEATDESVRPELLERLKALADTDVNDMTKKHLHAIVREWEKLTLLEGEDPMLQSYNALRNTLSNKISAYEEDSQKRFEANSEKLKAIIEKVKALDENEDFRDLNKKVREFYQQWKEIVGENKFKYHDLWQEYKAATARFQEMQQWENWHNEKDRDDLLLEMDALTKEPGSQAVLAKLKDITNRWKEIGPISATKLQEYRDHFQSNYEKIKENCAGYIEEMNAERQKNLADKEALCAKIEELVKNTEMFWKDKYKAMQEIQEQWKAIGMVPKENVAALTERFKAATTAYYAQHKENLKQEDENREANYEKKVALCMEAEALKESNDWNATSNKLKQLQESWKAVGPVPKSKSDEIWTRFRTACDSFFEKKRAHFEEMDASKQKNLDAKNALCDKLEAMEAAAQGTLDELKAVEAEWKAIGMVPKEAIETISNRYNTVYNKILERLAHADSSLAQGLDVIKEKKNAMIDKVRQFAESAGSNQLADAVRELQKEWRELGFCGLEDMDLYKKFREACDDFFTRRRDQLDIQEQARQNNLQKKLLLCEQAEDLLTDLNEQTVGASMNKVKHLRRLWKEVGAVPREQSEKTWQRFNSACDKVFAFGRKDKEEASAAAPAEA